DNA sequence from the Sceloporus undulatus isolate JIND9_A2432 ecotype Alabama chromosome 4, SceUnd_v1.1, whole genome shotgun sequence genome:
GGAAGAGGTTCCAAccgggtgtcacttggtgcagcctGCACCTTCCACAGCCCCTGTGACACTACTGCCCTAGACCATTCTTACTAGCATAAATTGCCCTCATCCTCTTACCTTCCTCcatatcctcctcctccccttcatcctcttTTGTCAACTTCTTGGCCTGCTGTTCAAACCACTGTAGCCGGGGAGGCTTTTCTGCATGCTCTTTTCTCCGTACGGAACTGTTACTTTCCACAGCAACAGACGAAGCCGGGGTGGTACCAGGCAACGTGGCAACTTTCTTCGGAGATGAAGATGGCTGTGCTCTGATGGCTTGCTGAATAGCCGTGTTCATGGCGTCTTTGTCGATGTTCTCTTCGGCAAGGCCTTTCTCCAGGTTCTTCTCATTCAAGAGTTCCACCTTCTTGCTAACAGCTTGGACAGCTTTCTTTTCAAGCTCCAAATGCTTCTTGGATTTCAGGTGGTTCTCGTAAGCATTGAAGTTGGAGAATCTCTTGCTGCAAGCTGTGCAGTAAGTAGCGGTGGCCTTGCTTTGCTCCTCCAGACTCGCTCGCTGGGCCAGGACCCTCTCCTGGAAGTTCTCAGCAGTAACAGGAGGCATCTCGGCCACTTTCCGCTTCAGGTTATACCTGTGCCAGTCGGTCTTGTAGTGCGCGCGCTGAACCTCAGCGTCCTTGAAAGACACGCGGCAGGTGATGCAAGTGAAGGATGCCATGGCTGTAAAACAAGGTGAGTACACAACCAAAGTGGATCAGAATAAGAGAAATGTAAGCTTAACATCATTACTTTAGATGTAGCTTAGGTTGAAAGAGAAGCCAGTGCAATGcggtggtttgagtgtgggactatgactctggaaacccgGGTCTGAAACCCTgataggccatggaaacccaatgggtgacccttcagcatcctgggatttgtagtttgttgtgacactagagcccTCTGACCGAGTTGGCTCTtaaagaactacaaatcccagaataccacagcATTGAGGTGGGAGGGCAGATAGTGGCACCAGCAGTTTCTAACAGAGGCTGCATCCCCGCTGTGGCAATAAATCCAGTcagacaccgctttaattgccatggttctgtgtgatggaatcctgggatttgtagtccgttGGGGCACCGGGGCTCTGTGACTCAAGGCCTcacaggactacaaatcccagagttctatagcactgagccttgttggggatgaaagtggtgtcaaactgcattaattctgcactgtggagGGGGACGTACTAAAACAAAGGACAGAACCTGCCCATAGGgtaccatacttgcccatagagaatcatggggaatacttgcccatagagagacatagggattacttgcccatagagaatcatagggaATACTTGCCCAATGGGCGAGcaatccccaatgtttccctatgggcaagtattccccagtgactctctatgggcaagtactgtccttTGTTGCGGAGGCAGACCCCtcttaattgccctggctcagtgctagggattcctgggaactgtagttccttgtggccccagagctctctggcagagaaggctaagcgtctcacagaactacatttcccaggccAGGCTCAGTCCCAGTCCCGCGCCCTGGTTCCAGACCTGCCAGTTCGTATGGGCCGCCCTTCTCTCCCTTCAGCAGCGCTTCAATCCTACGGGACCAAAAGGAGCGACCCAGGCCAGCGtggcttcctcctcttcatctcgCGAGATTAGCGCGGCCGCTTCGGGTGTTGCCGCCAAATCTCGCGGGAGCCCGGAAGTCTCGAGGCGGCAGGTATAAGGTCCATAGAGCTCAAATCTCGCGAGACTGGAAAGACAGACAGTAGTAAAATATAATAATCCTGGCAGAGTGGGTTTTTGGAACAAGATTTCAAGTGGTCTTTAGGAGATTCAGCATTGCTTGGCTGCTTCCCTTCCCTGTGCCTAATTGTGAGCTgcctgcagccacactggagagtaacccggtttggcaccgctttcaccctttgtctggctcaaggctatggaatctgggagttggagtttgttgtgggccccacaacaaacctccactcccagaattccatagcctcgagccagacaaagagtgaaagcggtgccaaaccggtttatctctccagtgtggatgcagccttagtttggGCTTTAAAAGTTTTacatagaccccccccccaacacactgcagaaataacccactttgagactgctgccactgtcctggctcagtgctagggaatcctgggaactgtagttttgtgagacatttagccttctctgtcagagagctcaggtgccatacaaactacaaatcccaggatcccccaggactgagccagggcagttaaagcagtttcaaattattttggcagtctggaggGCAGCTTAAATTAACAGTGGCACAACATGTTGAGGCTGGTAGAAACACAATGCTTTCTTTCAAACAAACTCCAGAAGTTTATTTCCTGCCTGCAAGTTAATAAAGTGTAGCTGAAAGACTAGGGTCTGTCTGGATTTTAGAGTTTCCCCTTATTTCATTGATAGttcattaattattataattatatttatttaattattataatatattattttttttgttaCAAATATAGTAGACCAGGGACTGAAGGCTCTAGAACATTTTCCCTTCTTgtttgttgaatgccttcaagttgtttcctgaTATGAGGGCGACCTCAGGATCTATCacattgttttcttggcaagatttgatcagagggaggtttgcctttgcctggctgtcaggctgagagagtgtgacttgtcctcGGTCACcctgtgtgtttccatggctgagtggggtttcaaaccctggtttcatAGACCATCACAcaagccactacaccaggctggttcTTTATACCCTTTTACAAAACAAATTACCTCATCTATTCTGCATCACACTTCAGTGATACTCCCAACAAATTATTTCCATATATTgctgttctctttcttttcctttaaaccTAGATTGAGTGAACAGTGGGGAAATTATACCCGCAAACTCTTACAATGGCTGGACCCAGGTTTAGATTTCAGGACTGTCCTTGTAAATGTGTCCTACCAAAAGGATGCCAGAAGCTTTCCAGAGACAGTGGGGTGCATCAGTATGGTAGAAATAATTTAGACCGACACCATTTTAAcgaccatcctacagaatcctgggatttgcagttttgtgagcaaTCAGAACTCTGGCAaaggaggctaaagaccttgtaaaagtacaaaccccagtttacaacactttaactggtgtcaaactgcattatttctgcagagtagatGTAACCACTTATTACTCAAAGCCGAGGGGATCATTGCATactaaaatattcaaaaatgcaaTAGTTTCAAAGGATTGGCCGTGGTTTCAATTTTCCGAGTACCTATTCCCCATCTTTCTTACTTCATTATCATTTCTCAATATAAAATGCTTCAGAATCGTGTCAAGTTATAAACctctgtttgtgcatgtgtgttttattttatatagtgtgtacatgtgcatgaCTACGAAAGAACAGACGTAGGGAAATCCTTTTAAATAAACTGAAAAATTAAATGACCATAACTTTGTCATCTTATACTTGTCTCTCACCCATTTATATAAACAAAAGTTCACCTAAATAGTCACTAGAGGGCTTTCCACGACTAATATATAAACTGCTCATTGAATTTTGATGGGGTTCCTGAAAAGTCACTATTTCTATACCTCTTGTTCCTCCTTTTTCATTTCCTAAAACCTAAAGACTTTTCCTTGATATGATGGAGAGCATATTTTTCAGgtaaaccattaaataaaatcaattaaattttattttacataaatCTAGGGGCTGGCAGATCTCAGTCTTACAGGAAAGAAGCTAAAGATCATCACCAGAAGCCTAGTGGAAAAGATTGGCACTTAGAATTAAAGACATTCATGCCAGAAAATGTGAGTACCAGGACTAAACAGCTCACTGTctttatgtgaagtcgaaggctttcatggccggcatccatagttttttgtggggtttttgggctatgtggccatgttctagaagagtttcttcctgacgtttcgccagcatctgtggctggcatcttcagagaatgctgacctggaagagagtgggtttatatatactgtgtgaccctgggtaaggaggagtgattcccatgttaatctgtgcattgttctgttgttgatggcagggcctcagggtgggaggatatggaaaactatggatgccagccatgaaagcctttgaaatcTGTCTTTTCATTCAGAAACGTGAAGCTGGATAACAGTGTCTGGAAGCACCCTTAATCTTTCGGTTCTTCTATGAGGGCCTGATTGGAAATGATTGGAGGGTCTGATTGGAAATGCAAAACCCTGTTGTGTCTAAACTGGAAATCTTTAAATAGTGAGGGGCTTGTTAAAATTGTAGCTTGTGATTTCTGTGAAATTGTGGTATAGTGTCATCTCATCTTACAGAAGTGAAAtgcattctgagcatgactagaCAGAAAGTTGGTGTTCCCATGTGTtttttggaatactgtatataGTATGTTTCATCAAGGACAGGTGCAAGGTAGTGGTTTCTCTcagattttttctttttgcttcttgcaTTACTCTTGTGCAAAGGGGAATTTGGTAATGTTGTTGTCCGAAAGCTGGCTTTCTGAGACATCTTCTACATTACAGATGCTACCGTTGGAATGGGTATAAGGAAGTGGTTCCTTTGGAATTTTGTGGCATAATGCACTCCCATTTTGTCTTGTGCTTTTTGGTTGGCGTGACCTATTTAGACGTTGGCATTCTGGGTCATTTTATTCTGTTCCAGATTATTTTggggcattaataataataacaataataataataataataatttctgcctCATCTTTCTTCCATCACCTGTATTCTTCCCACCAATACCCCCCACATAACTGTTTCCAAGTACTTTGTTTTGCAACAGAAGGCAATACCATGGCCTTGACCAGCATGCTTCCCTGCCATTTATTTGAAACAAGGATGAAGAGAAGGTTGGAGGTGCAGCTTCAGCTTCCAGGGAGGAAAGCATAGCAGAACGAGGAAAGGAGGGTAGGAAGTGCAGTAGGTAGGTGCAAGGTATAAGAGAAGCCAGTTTGGCAGCATAAGGAGACATAAGAGGAGAAGGGAGACTTGCAAGTGGCAAAGTGCAAGTAGCAAGGGAGGCATGGCAAAGGTGTGAAATGAGGCAAAAGGAAGGAGAGTGAGAAGTGCAATGAGAGGGTGCACTGAGTAAGCGGGGAGTATAAGGTGACAAAAGGTGCAAAAGATGGGAGTGTGGTGAGGGAGGGATGAGTGGGAGGTGCATGCCATGGAGTGAAAGAAGCAAGAATGGGAATATGGGAAAAGTGCAAATTGAGGCATGGAAAGGAGAAAAGTCTCCAGCTGTGCAATAAAGGAAAGTGGCATTGTGAAGGCACAGAATGAGGCGATGGAGGAGTGGGGGAGTCTAAGGAGATAAGGCAAAGTGGATGGAAGGAGGTATGGTTTGTAGGCttgcccttcctttcctttgcctccccccccccagattcaGATGGCAGTGAAAAGATAAACCCTTCTCTCCCCGTTTTGTGCAAAGAATTCATTCTACATTGCACAAATGTCACCATGTTTTTCACAAAATGAAATGGTTTTgtgcaaacaaaacattttccaaaagCAAAAAATGTACCAAAAATGCTTGTGATCCTGTGCACAGCAGGAAcaaaaaattttgaaatttgttatTCTCAGGTGtgagacttttaaaaatgaacatttacATCCCCAATTGTACAAAATCTCACCAATTTCTTACATACAAACGTCACCTGcttatttgcaatttagggacAAGAGCACTGTTGAAATGTGGGAATCACTGAAGTGCAAAACTCATGCTACTGTACTTTATCTTACTGTATAAGCACAAATCTAAGTATGAATAACTGTATAGGGCTGTATTATAAGCAGACGGCAATACAACAAATGACTTCCACAGTATACAGTACACAGACAAAAAGCTGgtgccaaatttaaaaaaagcagcaCATACTCACAAAAGTATTGTGCAAAGTGCCATATTTTAGTTCAGTCTGTGTACTCTGTACTGTAGAGGTTGTTTCTGGTGTCATCATGCACTTATAACACAGCACTATACAACTATTCATACTTACGGTATATTTGTGCTTATATTTGTCGAAAGAGTGGACCATTAATTGGATAAATGGGTTCTGGTAATAATTTAATATCAGTGAAGTGAATAGTTGAAAAGCGATCCATTGCAAAGTGGTGGGTGGCTGTTTTAATAGAGCTGTGCCTGTTCTGCCAGACTAGTTGGGTATTTGTCCAAGTACTTGAAACTTCATCACTCATTTCTGGATCAGCCATGCAGTCTGTAAAACAGAAAGCATTTTACAAAGATTGTTCAGAGTTAAAATAACATTAGCCACTTATAGCACTTgtgtctgatctttgaagctaagcagggtcagccctggttactacttggataggGGACCAAGAAGGAATAGCATGTGGTGTAagctatatctcagaggaaggcaatgtcaaactacctgtgaatattccttgcctaagaaaattgtGTGGTATACATGAGATTGTcacaagttgacaggtgacttaaagcacatacaaacacattatGGAGTGAATGAAAGCTAAAATGGTGGACTATATCCAGCAGTATGGTTGAGCATAGCAGATATCATTAAAATACTAAATGAGGAGAAATCAGTGCTTATGTTTTATATTCTCAGTAAATGCCAGCAGATTCCAAAGAGCCACATAAATCATTCAGCTGGTAGGCGGCTTGCATTTCTTGAACCTCTTTTGAAATGAAAGGGTGTTGAAAGGCAGTTTCTACTTCAGTAAACTGttgaaaatgcatgtttctgtatCTGCTCCAGTGATGATGCCAAACCCTTGGGTATGCTGTAAATTAATTTCCCGAGATGTCAATCCCAACCCACTGAAGATTGGGAATCAGTGCAGCTACACAAATGTTTTCAAGACTGGGGTTTTATTTCATCATCTCAGGACTGTACTTTTAGTCCTGATACCAGAAAGAGAATTATTTACACGTCTCAAGCAGGCCCTCCAGCTGCTTTCACTGGTAGATGGAACTTTATTCCTTAGAAAAGTACCATTATATCTGATATTTGGAAATCCCTGAAAcgttttaaataaaacaataaagtgcACACAGTTACAATATACAACACAACTGGGATGATGCTCTACCAGTTCATTTATCATTCTTCTTCCAACCCTTTCCTATTGCCTTGTAAAATAGACTCAGCTCTTATCAGTGCAACTCAGTGCATgcttactcaaaagtaaatcccactgaatgaTGTGttacttactcccaagtaagagTGACTAAAATTGCAGCCTTATCCAAATAATGGGTAAGGTTTCATTCTCTCTGATTAGCTCTTGGGTGGGTGAAAGTTGTACTGTACTTCATTAAtgagtttttaaattgtgttcaaTTCAATAATGTTTCATAATCTGtttcaatgtattttaatatagcATCTCATGTTTTTATCAGTTAATCATGTTGTGAATTAACTTGAGTCCCAATgggaaataaattatataaacaaTAATCATAATCTCTATCTCCACCATGAACAGGAAGCACATGTTTAAAAAGAGACAGGGATTACCATGATTTTCTCTGTAGCATATCTCTATTTAGGAAATATCTCTATTCTCTTAACCATACCCTTATCTAGGAAATATTCTGTAAGATAAAGTAGTCCTCTGCTCCTTCATAAATTCATCAAAAACCTGAGAGATGATCCCAATAAAATCAAAGCTAAAACTACATAAAAACCTGAGAAAACATGTATATGGGGGAGTATTTGATTGGTAACCACAGCCAGAATCTTGCATTATGAAGTGATTTTACTAATacaggctgcaatcctaaacacacttACTAAGGCGTAAGTCCTGCGGAAGTGGGTGGGACTTGCTATAGAGTAGATATGCTTAGGATCATGCTTATATCTCTCATCTTTTGCAGGGAATCAATTCAACCATGTGACTCTGGGCTAAAGAATGAAAGTACCAGTTTGACCAATAGAAAGAATGGCTGATACCCATTTGGGAGACACCAGCATAATCCACAACAAACACATGTCCATCTGAGTCTGTGCTCAAATCTGCATTGTCATAGGCAACCACTTCCATATACATTTACATCTAATGTGCGGTAGTAGTATCATCCTGCCAAGGGGTATGGAGATACCTTAACCAAGCTAATACAGAGTGAGAGCTGACACTAGGGTTATTTGGTCTTGTTTGTCTGGGGTCACATTAAACACCTTGGATGGAACAGGAGTGAAGGGAGAAAAAACTGAGCTTCTAGCaatcccccctcctccccaaaaaaacaCAGCAGCATATCCTACAGAAATATTCACTATATGGAGGCTGTCTAATGGCTGCTATGGCAGAAAATCACCCGCTAAACTGGGGGTGAAAGGGCACACGTAACACTTCTTATATATTAGAATGCCAGTAAAACTCTGTAACAGTCCAAGATTAGTCAAAAGAGATGATATGGTCCCTCATGTTGCTGGCTTTTTATACTATGTTACTAAAACTAGTGGCATTTCTTCCTTTAAACTTCGGTTTACATTGTTAAGACACTGCCTGTTCCCATCAATTTTAACAGGTAAaccaggaaatataaattatgttacatttttaaaatgacccaAAGTCTGCCACAGAATATGCAAGGAATTAGGAGTGTTTTATCGTAATATATACTATTTATATGCCAGATATgttctgtatttctttttgtaGAAGAACTAATTATCAAAAGTCTGTCTGTAGAGTTTTAGCTGCAATTCTATGTTTTGAAACAAAAAGATCATACAATGGATGGAACTGGAAGTAAAGAGACTGCCTATCTAACATCAATATTGATCTTTCCCATTTCCCCATCCTTGTAACCCAAAGTCAGCATCACACTGGATACACACATACTACACAGAGATGGCATATATAGTCTCAAACACAGTATTTTGTCTTGCTCTCTGGGGCCTAGTGCGAGGTTTCAGATGGAACATGGAGGAAGCATAACATCAGCTTGTTCTGTAAGGCTTTAAAACCTCTGCAACTTGCCAAAATTAGAAAATACATATTCCTGTCCTAGCCAATAAGAATATCAGGAAATTTAGACAGGTAATGAAAACACAAAATGGCAATCCATTTTGATGATGACATCCTCATTTCATGATATTTGTAAGAGCATTTAGTCCCTTGTTCACTCTGGAGGTTTTGATATTCTGCTACACAGGAGGCAACTAGGACATGATGGCTTTTTGTTTCCTGTTTCGATATTTTCTCTCCCTGAAGCACTGCTGTCTATATACTTGAAAAACAAGAGTAAACAGGCTGAAGGTGAAGAGGATTTGGTTATAGCCaaaagggtccccccccccatttctatgGCATCACTATTGGAAACAAAACTACCAGCATCAACTGATCTATAACAAGTTAGTTCACTCTGTATGAAGGACATTACAGCACATCTAAAATAGATGGAGCTTGCAGCTCATCTCCCCGCCCCTTTTTTTGCCTCTCACGTTGTCTGTATTTTGTTTGGCTATATACTATGAAGCAGCTCCAATTTGCATATTAATGTCCTCCAAGCAAGTTTGAGAGGAAGCCTGAggacttcttcttttcctccgGCTCTGCTTTCTGGCCTTTGGTAAGCCCCAGTTCACTTTCCATCTGCTCAAGCTCCGACTGGTCAAGCAGTTCAAAATCATCTCCTTCCTCTGTGTCTGTCTCTTCAATTAAATTGGGGTCTGGCTGCATGGACTGCAACTGGTCTCTGACAGCTGCTGACACCACGGATGTCACAACATCACTGGCAATGGCTGTCACTATGTTGAAGGCCTGGTTGTTGATCAAAGGCAAGGAGAGGCCTGCTGCAGAGTGCCCCTCCCTCTCCGGCCTGGTGCCCGGGTTCAATGTGGTTGTTGAGAGgtgttcctttttcttctcttgctGAACAGGCAGACCAATGCTGGAATCATCTTCATCATTTGTTCCCATGCCATTTTCCACAGATGGAAATTCTGTAAGGTCTCTTATGAAAGCTTCCTCGTGATCACTGGGACGATCAAAATCTATTaaacagaaaagaggagaaatcaCCACCTTCTTAATCTGTGATACAATGTAGTATACTTTAGTACAGTCTGATAAACATTGGAATAAATAATATTCATTCTCACTTCCAGCAACATTCAAAACCTCTGCCTGTGGGTTAAAGCAGAATGACTGACTAAAAAGCAAATCTGAAAGAACACAGAGCTGAAGAGAGAAATGTGAAAGAAATGAATTCTGGGTTGCAGACTGGGTTCCTGGTCACAGAGGACTGATTGTCAATTAGCTAGATGTATAGCAATATGCTCAAAttgcatttaatttcttttaaaatatttactgtaTCTTTCTCTTTCTGATAGTCTTCCATCCAGGTATCTAATCAGGTTTGCACCTGCTTTGCTTCAGCAGTTCTAGGACATCAGGTGCTTCCTGAACATTCGCCGCATGCACACTCAGATCTGGGTGCAATTTCCATTGATATGAAGAACTCAAAGTAACTGGTCATGGCATATGAAAAGATGTAGTGCACTGTacacatacagtacttttaaaTGACGTAACTTTGACGTATATATTTATTTGCCGATCACCCTCATCTGTTAAAAAAACAGAAGATGATGAAGTAATAGTGCTTACCATCAGACGTGTCTGTCTGTGGAGTGTTTCCCTCTGATAAATTGAAAGTTCCATTATCAGTCCAAGATACCTCTGATACATCTGTATCTGATACAGACAACTCTTTGGCCACGGCTGTAAGACTAACCTGTAGTTGAAAAACCAAACTGTCAAACATGACATCCTTAGATTCTCAGCTAGATGTGAATACCTACATTGTAAACTTATAAAATATCCCTGTTCATGCTCCTGAAAAGTAATCTTCTGACTACCTAtgtgtgtgtcatgtgccttcaagtcacctgttgacttatggtgagcacatgaatttcataagatttttttaaagcaaggaacattcagaggcagttttgccagttcatttctctgaaagatagcctacagcacctggtacttttggtggtctcccatccaagtactaaccagggctgaacctgtTTGGCTCTCAAGATCAGACAacatctggtgcttttagggtaagCAGGCCCTCTGACTACCTATATAAGGAGCAAAATCAAGATACAATCTCTGAACAGTatagaaataatgttttaatgtcACATTAGCGTACTTTAAATGTATTATATTCAATAACTATCTTGCTTGCCACAGTAtagtaaaaaaaatccttatttttAAGAGGATGGAGAAATAACTAAATTGTAACTATTTCTTAGGAAAGTTAGGATGACAAAAGAAACCCTTCCATAGTTATAGTTTGCTTACAGCTATTAAAGGAAAACTAGGAAAATGACATGTGGAGGTGGATTCAACTCCTCACCAACATAAGAATATGTTTACTGTATATTCAACTGACTTTCTTCTGCTAATAATGAAGAGTGAATAAATTgattcattcattccatttataTTCCAATGCTGCTAAATTAAGcagtacagtcgacccttcttatacacggatttttttatatacggattcaagcatccatggtttgaaaatgttccaaaaaagtataaatttcacatatcaaaccttgattttctattttttataaaggacactattttgctatgtcattatatttaatgggacttgaacatgtacggattttgttatccacggggcatcttggaaacaaaccccagcatataacaagggtccactgtaacaatAAATCCAgcggtcactataaatcagaactgacttgaaggtagAACAACTGCACTCTTATGTCCAATCTGAATACTTTGTATACTAGAAAACTGCTGTTTAATAAGGGCTTCATGCAGTGGCCCCTATACAAAAGGTAAGGAGAAGGAATGACGTGGGTGATGGCAGCAAGCCATGGGGAGAATGGAAATGGGTTTCTGTGATCCCTCAGCCTTGTATGCTTGACAAAAGTAGGATTTTGATGCCTGTATCTCAAGGGTGGGGAACTGCATGGGAGATGGGGGCTACATTTGGGGTTTTCGAAGAGCTGGACGGCCAtactctttttgtttttgtttttatttaaagaaaaggttatattaattattttaaaatttaatttaattcattacaaatatgtgtgtgcatgctccttcaagttgcctgccaaccTATGGCGACCTCAcgcatttcataggattttcttagacaagaaatactgtactcaggggtggttttgccagttccttcctctgaaatatagtctatagcacttgatattcattggaggtttcccatccaagttgtaactagaggagaagagaagaacacTGAGACTAGGAATGTGAAAGAGACAGAAGCACCCTTTTGGTAAAGGTGTTAAAAGAAGGATAGAGGTCACAAAGCAGGGGGGTCAGTAGATATTTTGTGGCTACAGGAAAAAAGTACCAATGGAGAAAGATAAGGCATGGAGGGtgctgaaagaaaaaaacaggacTGTCTCTGTGGCTGCGGTAAGTCACGTCTTGCATTCAGCAAACTGCAATAGGCAATACTAACACACCTTGGGTTTGGGGGTGTTTGAACCTTTGAAGGGGTCTCCAGAGGCTTCGGAGGCACACCAATGGGTCTGGAGGACTATGTTTGTCctgtgggccacactttgcccaatCCTATCATATCTGATCACCCAGGATGCAAAAAACATATATGAATGGGAAGATTACAGTCTGGTGTATCTTTCTTGTGGGAAAGGGACAACAATACCTTAGGTGCATGCAAGATAACATCAGAGCTCTAATTGTACCTGCTTGGTGAGAAGGAAGGCTTGACTTCTATTTTCAGCATCTCCAGCTACTCCAAGATGCAAGCCTATGTACAGCTAACATGGAGTAAGTGATCTTAGTGAAACATGCTTGCAAGTaaagttggcccttggtatccactgtggtttggttccaggatcccctatggataataaaatctgtagatgttcgtcccattatatacaatggtgtagtaataAATGGcgtatataaaatgggaaaaacaaagtttgctttccaggtatttttttttaacattttcaagctgtggatggctgaatctgtagATAACAAATTCATAGAtacaaagggccgactgtaaagaTGAAAATATTTAGGCTGCAAGAAATGTTTCAGAATTCCAGAGTGTATGTTAcaagagtacagtggtgcctcgggatacgaaatgatcgggttacgaaatttccgggatacgaaaaagttggattggaaaaaactttcgggttacaaaatatttttcgggttacgaaattcatttcggcgcgaaattcaaatgctgcaaagtgcagctataggctttccagtgctaacggaaagccttttcgggttacgaaattttcgggttacgaaaggaatggcggaacgaattaatttcgtaacccgaggcaccactgtattaagcAAACTAGAAAGCTATGAAGAAGTGCTTGcggggagggagaagaaaaataatgtaaC
Encoded proteins:
- the RETREG1 gene encoding reticulophagy regulator 1 isoform X2, with the protein product MSESEDLGQSESWEVIDSKSEYRLRLNQCLEEAMISFSIFLQEMSHFKEQNPGKFCLLVCSVCTFFTILGSYVPGIVLSYLVVLCAFLCPLFMCNEFGQKVYGNIKPLLLKMDFGIGDYIHQKLKERAEMIKTKLAEDDSELDISALCPKVSLTAVAKELSVSDTDVSEVSWTDNGTFNLSEGNTPQTDTSDDFDRPSDHEEAFIRDLTEFPSVENGMGTNDEDDSSIGLPVQQEKKKEHLSTTTLNPGTRPEREGHSAAGLSLPLINNQAFNIVTAIASDVVTSVVSAAVRDQLQSMQPDPNLIEETDTEEGDDFELLDQSELEQMESELGLTKGQKAEPEEKKKSSGFLSNLLGGH